A portion of the Choristoneura fumiferana chromosome 6, NRCan_CFum_1, whole genome shotgun sequence genome contains these proteins:
- the LOC141429034 gene encoding LOW QUALITY PROTEIN: ubiquitin carboxyl-terminal hydrolase 31-like (The sequence of the model RefSeq protein was modified relative to this genomic sequence to represent the inferred CDS: inserted 1 base in 1 codon), whose protein sequence is MSTNNLSSVLKSCSESELINEVTDNNMTPKQVEGSRLKRTFTLPRNPFGTTKPNSSKIKSNDSDSKQASSSCTIAESPKEDGGIERKLFRRPSWKRFLNKIAQHMSTVNVTGVKSAPAVMNGERVPCSGDPPWPPGSTPAATGIKNHGNTCYMNAVLQCLSHTDVIAEYFVLDHYRIDLQKRNKINSKKYGTRGEVTEQLAALLKALWACRYTPDMSTTFKGAVERHGMQYRGNSQHDAQEFLFWLLDKVHEDLNTATKKKYKTLKNTGGKSDEVVAAETLANHARRNSSFVQAVFQAQYRSALTCAKCERTSCTFDPFHCVSVQLPPRQATAQPSPLPVNVVYVNQQPRQVRIGVELLPNSTMDELRTTLHTDTGIDRDHIILAEINETGWCNARSSWEPAGIDFGSLYCVEAPPLLQTPTTPYLLILWVNLLEGERFGSPYAMQVPREISYDDLQKLMLKEMCQVVAERVLEGAQGADIFRARIAEAHRPKDPAYLQPELPHPLFALDVEQALCAHDKHPHLRLELLWDPAHRDSIIRDPAESCEVHVSAAGSAAPLTLHACLAHYTRAEHLAQEDAWRCPQCQRYMPVVKTLGLWSLPDILVIHLKRFRQQAKCRTSTKLTTMVEFPLNDLDMTPHLARRAAAAETAGXLALPPRAALPAFPRRRPSRVSTTPALDNTYDLYAVCYHHGDDLETGHYTAACKNPYDGQWYKFDDWRVTLVEDENAYSELVNNTAYMLFYKRKKPNVSHSWSADDQSGHWALRMPKYVKRPSETVTELTEVKEEVEEAKIEPPNEPESESEITPPTHSPSLSRSVASLPDDSMADATCSGNQTTPLVHNTAFVQSPTLQRPLIVEVNGNRPNASSSECDNESSVSIEPYIHKDVHVNPKMTPVDTRRPRSVDYPARAGSATRDANRNYESSPLVASINGVEYHPTTEDLMLSMFQESKYIVPRHTNHISGESHRTGEKSSAWKTRIST, encoded by the exons ATGTCTACTAATAATTTGTCATCAGTTCTTAAATCATGTTCAGAGAGTGAATTAATCAACGAAGTGACGGATAATAATATGACACCAAAACAGGTGGAAGGATCCCGATTAAAAAGGACTTTTACGTTGCCTCGTAATCCTTTTGGAACGACGAAGCCTAATTCAAGCAAGATTAAAAGTAATGACAGTGATAGTAAGCAAGCAAGTTCTAGTTGTACAATTGCAGAGTCTCCAAAGGAAGATGGTGGTATTGAGAGGAAGTTGTTTAGAAGGCCATCATGGAAACGATTTCTGAACAAAATAGCGCAGCATATGAGTACCGTAAACGTAACTGGG GTGAAATCTGCACCAGCAGTGATGAATGGTGAACGGGTTCCATGTAGTGGAGATCCACCCTGGCCTCCGGGCTCCACCCCTGCTGCTACAGGGATAAAAAATCACGGCAACACTTGTTACATGAATGCTGTCTTGCAGTGCCTTTCCCATACTGATGTTATAGCTGAATATTTTGTACTAGATCATTACAGG ATAGACTTACAGAAgaggaataaaattaattcaaaaaaatatggaacaAGAGGTGAAGTAACGGAACAATTGGCAGCTCTTTTAAAAGCTCTCTGGGCATGTAGGTACACACCTGACATGAGTACTACATTCAAG GGAGCAGTGGAACGACATGGTATGCAGTACAGAGGAAACAGTCAACATGATGCACAAGAATTCCTGTTCTGGTTATTGGACAAAGTTCATGAAGACTTAAACACTGCCACTAAAAAGAAATACAAGACTCTGAAG AACACTGGAGGCAAGTCCGATGAAGTTGTTGCTGCTGAAACATTGGCCAATCACGCCAGGAGAAATAGTTCATTTGTCCAGGCAGTGTTTCAAGCTCAATATAG ATCAGCATTGACATGTGCGAAATGCGAGCGGACTTCCTGTACATTTGACCCATTCCATTGCGTGAGCGTGCAGCTTCCTCCCAGGCAGGCCACAGCCCAGCCTTCTCCTTTGCCTGTTAAT GTTGTGTATGTGAACCAGCAACCCAGACAAGTACGCATTGGTGTAGAGTTACTACCAAACTCCACAATGGATGAGCTACGGACCACTCTACACACCGATACAGGCATTGATCGTGATCATATCATATTGGCAGAGATCAACGAGACTG GATGGTGTAACGCGCGTTCTAGCTGGGAGCCCGCCGGGATCGACTTTGGATCCCTCTATTGCGTGGAGGCACCGCCGCTGCTTCAAACTCCCACAACACCCTATTTACTCATTCTCTGGGTTAACTTACTTGAGGGAGAGAGATTTG GCTCACCATACGCAATGCAAGTGCCTCGCGAGATTTCGTATGATGATCTCCAAAAGTTGATGCTAAAAGAGATGTGCCAAGTTGTGGCCGAGAGAGTGCTTGAAGGCGCGCAGGGCGCGGACATATTCCGCGCTCGCATCGCAGAGGCGCACCGACCGAAGGACCCGGCTTACTTGCAACCTGAG TTACCACATCCATTGTTTGCTTTGGACGTCGAGCAAGCGCTATGTGCCCACGACAAACACCCCCACCTTCGGCTAGAGCTGCTATGGGATCCGGCTCACAGGGACag CATAATCCGCGACCCGGCGGAGTCGTGCGAGGTGCACGTGTCGGCAGCGGGGTCCGCGGCGCCGCTCACGCTGCACGCCTGTCTCGCGCATTACACGCGCGCCGAGCATCTCGCGCAAGAGGACGCCTGGAG ATGTCCCCAGTGCCAGAGGTATATGCCAGTCGTAAAAACACTCGGCCTCTGGTCACTACCAGATATCTTGGTAATACACCTGAAGAGGTTTCGCCA GCAAGCCAAGTGTAGAACGAGCACGAAATTAACAACGATGGTAGAGTTCCCTCTGAACGACTTAGACATGACGCCGCACttggcgcgccgcgccgccgccgcggagACGGCCG CACTCGCGCTCCccccgcgcgccgcgctcccCGCGTTCCCCCGCCGCCGCCCATCCCGAGTTAGCACCACCCCCGCCTTAGACAACACATACGACTTATACGCCGTATGTTACCACCACGGCGATGACCTAGAAACGGGACACTATACGGCCGCTTGCAAAAACCCATACGACGGACAGTGGTACAAGTTCGACGACTGGCGCGTCACCCTGGTCGAAGACGAGAACGCTTACAGCGAACTAGTAAACAACACTGCCTACATGTTGTTCTACAAGCGGAAAAAACCTAACGTCTCCCATTCGTGGAGCGCCGACGACCAGAGTGGGCATTGGGCGCTGCGCATGCCGAAATACGTAAAACGGCCCAGCGAAACAGTAACCGAACTCACCGAAGTCAAAGAAGAGGTGGAAGAAGCTAAAATAGAACCACCCAACGAGCCCGAGTCCGAATCGGAAATCACGCCGCCGACCCACAGTCCGTCGCTTTCCAGAAGCGTTGCTAGTCTTCCTGATGACAGCATGGCCGATGCGACTTGTTCTGGTAACCAAACGACACCGCTCGTCCACAACACTGCCTTCGTACAATCTCCTACTCTTCAAAGGCCGCTGATAGTCGAAGTGAACGGCAACAGGCCGAACGCGAGCTCGAGCGAGTGCGACAATGAATCCAGCGTGTCGATAGAGCCGTATATACACAAAGACGTTCACGTGAACCCTAAGATGACTCCCGTGGACACGAGAAGGCCGCGGTCAGTGGACTACCCCGCGCGGGCGGGTTCGGCAACAAGGGACGCTAATAGGAACTATGAGAGCTCGCCGTTAGTCGCAAGCATTAACGGCGTCGAATACCATCCCACCACCGAAGACCTCATGCTGTCTATGTTTCAAGAGTCCAAATACATCGTGCCACGCCACACCAATCATATCTCCGGGGAATCTCATAGGACGG GTGAAAAGTCTTCCGCTTGGAAAACTCGAATATCGACATGA
- the LOC141429042 gene encoding major royal jelly protein 3-like yields the protein MLVLILLMMVWNSLAHPQDLAWYGGPWHLGCEHGAHLLTNSGQYIKDNAIAIKAVSFNDEIYVITPRLKHGVLATVWRVVRERSGPELEPYPSLAAHAVGDCYGIQNAVDFHLDYLGNLWVLDSGVVDALDSPHCTCKPKVVVISTILRKITKRLDLSSLTDSSSLLQYVVSEYVFGGKPFIYISDASRGAILVHDTSSQAEWSVLICTPAAGLQIALVRRGTHGMLVAVRINYPGIFEIDTAALRRRDSGTPLRVFGEHGNPIYLLGSDAHHIYLRASDSADVMVWDAREGFNASRLISIHSPAPRLISTSATVDPFKHTLLILDSNYADVVHSHLPAYQRISFIGQL from the exons ATGCTCGTGCTTATTCTGTTAATGATGGTTTGGAATAGCCTGGCCCATCCTCAAGATTTGGCTTGGTACGGTGGCCCGTGGCATCTGGGGTGTGAGCATGGAGCGCACCTGTTAACTAATAGTGGTCAATACATAAAAGACAATGCAATCGCCATCAAAGCTGTATCCTTCAATGATGAAATCTACGTGATCACTCCCAG GCTAAAGCATGGCGTGCTAGCGACAGTCTGGCGGGTGGTGCGCGAGCGCAGCGGGCCTGAGCTTGAGCCTTACCCTTCTTTAGCTGCACACGCCGTTGGAGACTGCTATGGAATACAAAACGCGGTCGATTTTCATCTAGATTATCTT GGTAACCTCTGGGTGTTGGACAGTGGCGTGGTGGACGCGCTCGATTCCCCGCACTGCACATGCAAGCCAAAGGTGGTGGTCATCAGCACTATCCTGCGCAAGATTACCAAACGTCTGGATCTGTCGTCATTGACGGACTCTTCCTCCCTTCTGCAGTATGTCGTCAGTGAATATGTCTTCGGAGGAAAGCCATTTAT ATACATATCAGATGCTTCGCGTGGCGCGATCCTCGTCCACGACACGTCGTCGCAGGCCGAATGGTCGGTGCTTATTTGTACGCCGGCAGCCGGCCTCCAGATAGCGCTGGTCAGGCGCGGTACCCACGGCATGCTAGTGGCCGTCAGAATAAACTATCCCGGCATCTTCGAGATAGACACCGCCGCTCTACGGAGACGGGATTCGGGAACACCGCTTAGAG TATTTGGCGAGCACGGGAACCCAATCTACCTCCTCGGTTCCGACGCTCACCACATTTACCTGCGAGCTTCAGACAGTGCAGACGTGATGGTATGGGACGCACGCGAGGGCTTCAACGCATCACGTCTCATCAGCATTCACTCCCCCGCCCCGCGCCTCATCTCGACCTCCGCCACTGTAGACCCGTTCAAACACACACTGCTTATACTAGACTCCAACTACGCTGATGTCGTGCATAGCCATTTGCCTGCTTACCAAAGGATTTCTTTCATAGGGCAATTGTAA